CAACACTTAAAACAAAGTAAAAAATTTTAACCCTGTAAATACTTGATAATCAACATCAAACAAGGTAAAACAAACGCATGTATCAAAACAAGGTAAAACATCCAAAGGCTGCTGCGTGAGGGATACGGAGCATGCCGTTAGGCAGTGCGAAGCGCAGTGTAGCACCGAAGCGAACGCGTAGTGCGCAGTAGCCCGACCCGAGCGCAGCGAGGGGCACGCCCAAAAAAGTAAAAAAGAAAAAACTACTTAATTGCTACAACGAGTCAACCTAATTGAGAATGGTATTTATTGCAAGTCCGTAGAAAGCTTAAAACGACACACACGGTTATTGTTCTTATCTGCAACGTAAATCATCTTTCTGAAATAAGCTACTCCCACAGGATTATTGAACTGCTTAGGACCGTTTCCTAAACCCCCAAAAGAAGCTAATACTTGCTTGCGAAAATTAGAATTAGCAGGTTTATTTACTCCTTCATACCCTGCTCTGTTGAATATAAAAAGGCTATCCTTTCCACTATCCACCACAAAAATATACCCCGATGCATCAGGAGCTACACATACATCCTCAGGCTGTGAAAAACGAAAAGGCTGATACAAAAAACGATCTGCTTTACTCGTATCTTGAACGAGTAAAGTAGCGTTCTCTGTGTAAACAGTACCTAAATCCGCATCATCTATGCGTTTTATCCATAAAACGGCATACTCTGTTTCAAGTCCTGTTTTTTGAGTGAGCAGAAAATCTTTCGAGGTACTGATACCAGAAACTAACTGCGGCGGCGCGGCAAAACTAGCTATACTCGTCGGTTTGACCACAGAACGTAAATTAGTATTGATAGGGTCAAGTTCGTTAATGTAATTAGTGTTATTGAAGTTTTTGTCAAAAACTAATACTGCATTATCAGGCGCAGGAAAACCCGTACCTGTGTTGACTATTCCTGTACGACTTACGTAAAAAGTGTTGTCGTGTAAAGTAGCTATGCCTGTAAAGCTCACTTGCTCATCTTGGGGTCTAAATGGAATGCTAGCACGAGTAATATCACAAAAAGGGTGTATGAGTGTATCAATAATTTGAGGGTTATTGGTAGGAGCGTTCTTAATAATGTAAATAGCAGGTAAGCTTTTAATTTGTGTATTTGTACCAATAGTAACAGGATAGTTCACTCTGCCAATAACGTAAGTGAGCAAACGCCTGTCTTGGGTTACGTCAGTAGCATTAGGAATGGGTATAGTTTTGAATTTAGTACCTTTTTGGTCAAGAATATGTAGCCCGTCAGCATCGGTTACGTAAACCATCTCGTCATAACCCACATATACATCTGTGGGCTGATTAAAATACCATACAGGGTTGATAGGTACATAACCTACATTAGATACGATAGTGGTAGGGTCGATATTACCTTGTTGGAACACGTCATCTACGGTGGGGTCTTTTTTAGTTCCAAGTAGGGCGTCGCACCCCCAGAATGAGGTTAAAAAAACGGCTAATGTGGTCAATATGAATATATTTTTTTTCATAGGTTTAAGCAGTTAGAAACTAATTCCAAGTCCAAATTTATGAGTGAAGCCTAGTCGTTGTTTGTTGGTAAAAGCGTAGTCAATCTTTAGCGCGCCAAAGCGTTGCGTAAATTTTAGTCCAAAGCCGAAGGAAGGGATATTACTCTCATCTGCACCAATCTGATATCCTGTTCTAAAATAGAGTAATCTGTTCCAACTATATTCAGCGCCAAGGTTAAAAGTTTCTTTATTATCCGTAGGGTGATTGAGTTGTCCTACCAAAGTGAGTAAGTGGTGGTCATTTTTAACAGCGTCCCAAGCAAAACCTACTTTAAACATAGAAGGTACGGTAACTTGCTCAAAGTTATTCACATTTTGAGTACCTGAAAGCCTTATAACCTCTATTTCTCCTTTGGGTTTTACATTAAAGCCAAAGTTTGTCATAGTAACGGCAAATCGTAGGTTTTTATATCCGATATCATATTGGAAACCTAAATCGAAGAGGAGGGTATTAGTTCGTAGACCAAATATGCTTTCATTAGCATATTTGGAGGTCAAACCGAAGGCAAAGTTATCTGTTAGTTTTTTAGCGTAGGAGATTCCGATAGCTGTATTAGTAGCACTAAATTTTTGTCCTGTACCGAAGGGTTGGAATTCTGTGGTTACGTCCATTTCGCCTGAGTTAAGGTGAGTTAAGCTCACTCCTATACAATGTTCGTTTTTAAGTTTGATGAATCCTGCGCCGTAGTTCATAGTGATATCTGCGAAGTAACG
The nucleotide sequence above comes from Bacteroidia bacterium. Encoded proteins:
- a CDS encoding PorV/PorQ family protein codes for the protein MKILVPFLLLILNFVLTVSAQILPPLGKQRAGTAGMQFLKIPVDPRGAAMGESFIAVANDASALYWNPAGMSISDSQKIHLQGAYTRYFADITMNYGAGFIKLKNEHCIGVSLTHLNSGEMDVTTEFQPFGTGQKFSATNTAIGISYAKKLTDNFAFGLTSKYANESIFGLRTNTLLFDLGFQYDIGYKNLRFAVTMTNFGFNVKPKGEIEVIRLSGTQNVNNFEQVTVPSMFKVGFAWDAVKNDHHLLTLVGQLNHPTDNKETFNLGAEYSWNRLLYFRTGYQIGADESNIPSFGFGLKFTQRFGALKIDYAFTNKQRLGFTHKFGLGISF